ACCGCTGATACCGAGGGTGTGGATCGCCTCGGTGTCCTGGCGCAACCGCTCCACGGGGGAGGGCCCGGCGGGCTTGGCGCCGGTGGTGGCCGCGCAGGCGGTGAGCAGCGTAGCGACACCAAGTGCCATGGCGAGGTGCTTTCGCAGAATCGAACTCATGGCTGAACGCTAGTTTCGCCCCCCACGGAGTGCGATCCGGCGAACCCCAGGATCGGAGTGGGGATATCCCCCAGCGCGTGCTTTGGGGTTCAGATACAGACTCTGCCGCGCATTGAAAAAAACTTGCGGGCCGCTGTCGATCCGGCCGCGTCCCATTCGACGTCATGATGTGCGGCGCCTCGCCACACAATGACGCGACAGGACCTGACGAGGAAACACGTGGATCAACTGCTGAGAGTCGTGAATTTCAACGTCTCGAGTGACGGGATCGGTGCCGGTGAGCACCAGAGTCTCGAGAGACCGTTCGGCCACGACCATCCCGAGAGGCTGTTCGCATGGGCCGGAGCCACGGCGAGCTGGCCCATGCGCACGGATCCCGGCGGGAGCCGGGGCCTCGACGACTACTTCACGCGAGACTTCGCACGCAACATCGGTGCCGAGATCATGGGCCGCAACAAGTTCGGGCCCCAGCGCGGGCCCTGGCAGGACCAGGAGTGGCGCGGCTGGTGGGGGGACGAACCCCCTTTCCGCACCCCGGTGTTCGTCATGACCCACCACGCGCGTCCTTCGTTCACGCTCTCCGACACCACGTTCCACTTCGTCGACGGCGACCCGGCCGCGGTACTCGCGCAGGCGCGGGAGGCGGCGCAGGGAAAGGACGTCAGGCTCGGCGGCGGGGTCACCTCCATCCGGCAGTTCCTCGACGCCGACCTCGTCGACACCATGCATGTGGCGGTCTCGCCGGTGAAGCTCGGGTCCGGACTACGACTCTGGGAGTCCCCCGATGAGCTGCTCGACCGGTTTCACCTGGAGGTCGTGCCCAGCCCGAGCGGCGTGACGCACCACCTGTTCTGGCGAGGGTGACGCAAGGGCCCACTCGGGGCCGGCTGAAAGGCTGGCCAGGCACTCAACGACCAGCCGTTCAGTTGATTCGCCCTGATCAAGGGTTCCAAAGGCGGGGTCTGACACCTGCAGGCCCCGCCTCGGCGGCCCGCCGCCCTGACGGGCTGCGCGCCGTCCCACGAAGTGACGTCATTTCTCGCGAACATTCACGGCCCCGCAGACCGCCCATCGACGCTCAAACCGATAGGCAAACACTGCTGCTTGAAGTGAACGAAGCCAAAGGAGAGCAACACCGGCGGCACGGCGCGGTGGATGGAACCCATGACGTCCCCTCACGAACGAGCGACAACTGGGCACATGCTGCCCCACCTGGGTGTCGGCCTGCGGGGTGTCGCGGGGTGTGGGTGGGCGGACGGCGGTGATGTGGAGCAGGTCGATGCGGTGGCGCAGGCGGGGCGGCATGACCTGGCGGAGGGTGGCCAGGGCGCGGGCGGCGTCGTCGGCGATAGTGGGGTCGGCGGCCGCGGCCTGCAGCGCGACGGCCAGAGCGGCGGCCTGGTCGTCGTCGAACAGCATGGGCGGCATCTGGGTGCCGGTTTCCAGGCGGTAGCTGCCGCCCCGTCCTTTGACCGTGCTGATCAGGTAGCCGAGTTCGCGCAGGCGGTCGATGTCACGGCGCACGGTGCGCGAGGTGACAGCAAGACGCTCGGCGAGATCCTCTCCCGGCCAGTCGCGGTGCGTCTGCAGCAGCGAGAGCAGTGAGAGCAGCCGGGAGGACGTTTTCTGCATGGGACCCATCCTCACCGAAGTACAGGACCCAACCTGTCCTCCACCTCCGCCAAAGTGACGGGCGAAGCCCCCGGGGAGTGCACTGCTCCTGGGTACGGCCGCTGCCGCGTGCCGCCTTGGACGGCCCCGGCGCGTTCACCGCTCGATCGAGACAAGGAACAGGACATGTCCGTCACGACCACCACCCACCTCAACCTCCGGGGCACCGCACGCGAGGCGCTGGACTTCTACCAGTCCGTCTTCGGCGGACGCACGGTCGCCGTCACCTACAAAGACGCGGGCGCCGTACAGAACGAGAGCGAGGCGGACTGGGTGATGTGGGGTGAGGTGGCCGGCGCCGAC
The genomic region above belongs to Streptomyces sp. CG1 and contains:
- a CDS encoding dihydrofolate reductase family protein, which gives rise to MDQLLRVVNFNVSSDGIGAGEHQSLERPFGHDHPERLFAWAGATASWPMRTDPGGSRGLDDYFTRDFARNIGAEIMGRNKFGPQRGPWQDQEWRGWWGDEPPFRTPVFVMTHHARPSFTLSDTTFHFVDGDPAAVLAQAREAAQGKDVRLGGGVTSIRQFLDADLVDTMHVAVSPVKLGSGLRLWESPDELLDRFHLEVVPSPSGVTHHLFWRG